GGAGATGGAGACCCAGGAGCAGCTCGCCTGGGGGAACCGCCTCGAGGACATCCTGTACGGGGTCCATGCGGCCATCGCGAGCCGCGCCATCGGCCTCGTGCGGAGGGTCGGCATCGAGCCCGAGGTGACGTTCACCGGGGGCGTCTCGCTGAACCGTGGGATGAAGCGCTGTCTCGAGGAGCAGCTCGGCGTCCGGCTGAACGTGGATCCCCTCACGATGTTCTGCGGCGCCCTCGGCGCGGCACAGTTCTCCCTCGAGAAGATGACGACTCCGGCGGTGGCATGATGGGAGAGTCCGCATGACGATCACGGCGGGGATCGATGTCGGGGCGAGGAGCACGCGGGCCGCGCTCCTGGAGGACGGGGGGTCCATCCTTGCGGTGGGAGCCGTGACCACCGGCTTTGACTACGAGAAGGCCGGCCGTGATGCGTACGCGAAGGCCCTGGCCGCGGCGGGGCTCGCGCCCGACCGCGTCTCCTATGTCACCGCGACAGGCTTCGGCCGATACCGGATTTCGTTCCGCGACCTGAACGTGACCGACATCACGGCGAACGCCCGAGGTGCGCAGTTGCTCTTCCCTGGGACTCGCTCGGCTGTGGACGTCGGCGCGGGGAACGCGCGGGCGTTCCGCATCGATGAACGGGGGAAGGTGCTCAAGTTCCGGTCGACTGAGAAATGCGCGGCGGGCGGCGGAGGCTTCCTCGAGAAGATCGCGTACTACACGCGCGTCGACTTGGACGACCTGGGTCGGACGGCGATGGAGTCCACCCATCC
The window above is part of the Thermoplasmata archaeon genome. Proteins encoded here:
- a CDS encoding BadF/BadG/BcrA/BcrD ATPase family protein → EMETQEQLAWGNRLEDILYGVHAAIASRAIGLVRRVGIEPEVTFTGGVSLNRGMKRCLEEQLGVRLNVDPLTMFCGALGAAQFSLEKMTTPAVA
- a CDS encoding acyl-CoA dehydratase activase, giving the protein MTITAGIDVGARSTRAALLEDGGSILAVGAVTTGFDYEKAGRDAYAKALAAAGLAPDRVSYVTATGFGRYRISFRDLNVTDITANARGAQLLFPGTRSAVDVGAGNARAFRIDERGKVLKFRSTEKCAAGGGGFLEKIAYYTRVDLDDLGRTAMESTHPVSISTICSVLAESEVINLVTQEVPMVDILMGAHESIAGRVLLTLRQVGVEPQVTLTGGLVLNPAFVRALQDKLGVPVNASPRLFYAGALGAALLGQVRWTKKGATAG